A stretch of Gemmobacter fulvus DNA encodes these proteins:
- a CDS encoding sarcosine oxidase subunit delta, whose protein sequence is MIINHPILGPRDAQEFVYLGDADLINRPDGLAEGAQDAFHDYLYQRSNPAGLHRELWYHEQGDRSWLVVTRNTLTHEISSVELARDVARSMGRSK, encoded by the coding sequence ATGATCATCAACCACCCCATCCTCGGCCCGCGCGACGCGCAGGAATTCGTCTATCTGGGCGACGCCGATCTGATCAACCGCCCCGACGGGCTGGCAGAGGGCGCGCAGGATGCCTTTCACGACTATCTCTATCAGCGCAGCAACCCGGCGGGGCTGCACCGCGAATTGTGGTATCACGAACAGGGCGACCGGTCGTGGCTGGTGGTGACCCGCAACACCCTGACGCATGAGATCAGTTCCGTAGAACTGGCCCGCGACGTGGCCCGCAGCATGGGGCGCAGCAAATGA